A single window of Pyxicephalus adspersus chromosome 10, UCB_Pads_2.0, whole genome shotgun sequence DNA harbors:
- the GHITM gene encoding growth hormone-inducible transmembrane protein encodes MFAARLACLRGLPTLVRPTLTQASPALRSTPLKTSQWLVQPNQGYATKTRFGIRRGKSAREEIKEAAFEPSLETAARFDQTGRFIVAGGAVVGLGALCYYGLGMSNEVGAVEKAVIWPQYVKDRIRSTYMYFAGSIGFTALSAVAVSRSPALMSLMMRGSWLAIGATFAAMIGAGMLVRSISYDQSPGAKHLAWMLHAGVMGAVVAPLTLLGGPLLVRAAWYTAGIVGGLSTVAMCAPSEKFLNMGGPLGVGLGLVLASSIGSAFLPPTSAFGAGLYSIAIYGGLVLFGMFLLYDTQKVIKRAETTPMYGMVKYDPINSCMGIYTDTLNIFIRVAMMLAGGGGSRRK; translated from the exons ATGTTTGCTGCAAGACTGGCATGCCTTAGGGGTCTCCCTACCCTTGTCCGCCCAACCCTGACTCAGGCCTCTCCGGCTCTTAGGAGTACTCCTCTGAAAACAAGCCAATGGCTCGTACAACCCAACCAG GGTTATGCAACTAAAACTAGATTTGGAATACGCCGTGGGAAATCTGCAAGGGAAGAGATCAAGGAGGCTGCATTTGAGCCATCATTGGAAACAGCAGCTCGTT TTGATCAAACAGGTAGATTCATCGTTGCTGGAGGAGCTGTTGTTGGTCTTGGAGCACTGTGTTATTATGGCCTTGGGATGTCCAATGAAGTTGGTGCAGTGGAGAAAGCAGT caTTTGGCCTCAGTATGTGAAAGACAGGATCCGATCCACTTACATGTATTTTGCTGGCAGCATTGGTTTCACAGCCTTGTCTGCGGTTGCAGTTAGTAGGTCTCCAGCTTTGATGAGCCTAATGATGAGAGGATCTTGGCTG GCCATTGGAGCAACATTTGCAGCAATGATTGGAGCTGGTATGCTGGTTAGATCAATATCTTATGATCAAAGTCCCGGGGCCAAGCATCTAGCTTGGATGTTACATGCAG gtgtaaTGGGAGCTGTGGTTGCACCATTAACACTACTTGGTGGCCCTTTACTTGTGAGAGCTGCTTGGTACACAGCTGGAATTGTAGGTGGATTGTCAACAGTAGCTATGTGTGCACCAAGTGAAAAATTCCTGAACATGGGTGGCCCGCTTGGTGTTGGTTTGGGTCTTGTTCTGGCATCATCCATTG gAAGTGCATTCCTTCCACCAACATCTGCATTTGGTGCTGGACTGTACTCTATTGCTATTTATGGAGGCCTTGTTCTCTTTGGCATGTTTCTTTTGTATGACACCCAGAAAGTTATCAAACGAGCTGAGACTACACCTATGTATGGAATGGTGAAATATGACCCTATCAATTC GTGCATGGGAATATACACGGACACCTTGAACATCTTCATCCGTGTAGCCATGATGCTGGCTGGTGGAGGTGGGAGCAGGAGAAAATGA